A DNA window from Amycolatopsis sp. DSM 110486 contains the following coding sequences:
- a CDS encoding dTMP kinase: MRSVPGAGSDGSASAEASTIHRVRRVLAIRPFRRLWGVTYLCSVADWLNLLALTSLSTKLLSNYTAQNFAFVGVVLTNLLPGLLFAPIGGILADRFDRRKVMVVCDFLRCGFLLSIAIVGAPWWLFVANFLVGCCSIMWIPSKDAAVPNLLRRPDQVETANQLGLVMTYGLAVITAAGANALILGANTTFHLFQGSTADLYIAKIVVVINGLLYLTSGILIATRIPELSLRDVHKLPDQKVKNADEEKFGFGDMVRDGLRFVRSTPLVRGLLIGAFGAFAAGGAVVASAKPYSSSLLAGDAAFNLLVLAVFLGLATGMALAPKLARRLPHDRLFGISIVVAGLSLVIIALSPHLAISVIAVALTGFCAGIAFLTGVTIIGSRVEDAIRGRVNAIYQSMLKIVLFGSTIVTPALIGLVRPHQINVWGSPVTIDGTRPVMIGGGLLAVLLGVIAYRQMDDRRSEKILTDLRNALRRAPRRVNGFLIALEGTTAINTASQAARLSRWLGTGTRPVVLAADPALDERRFRSLISDASLTGARAQALVAAAVRAELVEREIQPALDAGSVVVMERFVDSPLAHLCTIAGLDVGELEGLADWATGKLRPDLTVLLDAEPGQRDQNSSVSVNDQWRVQHLLAEMAAADPDRYVVVDADGTDDEVAARVRTAVLAVFVGRLSGLAPLEPAERPELDHSTHAVATADVVEGAVAEAELAPAQEVSEVDAK, encoded by the coding sequence GTGCGGTCGGTACCCGGCGCCGGATCGGACGGTTCGGCGAGTGCCGAGGCGTCCACGATCCACCGCGTCCGTCGGGTGCTGGCGATCAGACCATTCCGTCGGCTGTGGGGCGTCACGTACCTGTGCAGTGTCGCCGACTGGTTGAACCTGCTGGCTCTCACGAGCCTGAGCACGAAACTGCTCAGCAACTACACCGCGCAGAATTTCGCGTTCGTCGGCGTGGTGCTCACGAACCTGTTGCCCGGCCTGCTGTTCGCGCCGATCGGCGGCATCCTCGCCGACCGCTTCGACCGCCGCAAGGTGATGGTCGTCTGCGACTTCCTGCGCTGCGGTTTCCTGCTGTCGATCGCCATCGTCGGCGCGCCGTGGTGGCTGTTCGTCGCGAACTTCCTGGTCGGCTGCTGCTCGATCATGTGGATCCCGTCGAAGGACGCGGCGGTGCCCAACCTGCTGCGCCGCCCGGACCAGGTCGAGACGGCCAACCAACTCGGCCTCGTGATGACCTACGGCCTCGCCGTGATCACCGCCGCCGGCGCCAACGCCCTCATCCTGGGCGCGAACACCACGTTCCACCTGTTCCAGGGCTCGACGGCCGACCTCTACATCGCGAAGATCGTCGTCGTCATCAACGGCCTGCTCTACCTGACCAGCGGCATCCTCATCGCCACGCGGATTCCCGAGCTCTCGCTGCGCGACGTCCACAAGCTGCCCGACCAGAAGGTCAAGAACGCCGACGAAGAGAAGTTCGGCTTCGGCGACATGGTGCGCGACGGCCTGCGCTTCGTGAGGAGCACGCCCTTGGTGCGCGGGCTGCTGATCGGTGCGTTCGGAGCGTTCGCCGCGGGCGGGGCGGTGGTGGCGTCGGCCAAGCCGTACTCGTCGTCGCTGCTCGCGGGCGACGCGGCGTTCAACCTGCTGGTGCTGGCCGTGTTCCTCGGCCTCGCCACAGGTATGGCCCTCGCGCCCAAACTCGCGCGGCGGCTGCCGCACGACCGGCTGTTCGGCATCTCGATCGTCGTGGCCGGGCTCTCGCTGGTGATCATCGCGTTGTCGCCGCACCTCGCGATCTCCGTGATCGCCGTGGCGCTCACCGGCTTCTGCGCCGGCATCGCGTTCCTCACCGGCGTCACGATCATCGGCTCGCGGGTCGAAGACGCGATCCGCGGCCGGGTCAACGCGATCTACCAGTCGATGCTGAAGATCGTGCTGTTCGGCTCGACGATCGTCACGCCGGCGTTGATCGGCCTGGTCCGGCCGCACCAGATCAACGTGTGGGGCAGCCCCGTCACCATCGACGGCACGCGCCCGGTGATGATCGGCGGCGGCCTGCTCGCGGTGCTGCTCGGCGTGATCGCCTACCGGCAGATGGACGATCGCCGCAGCGAGAAGATCCTCACCGACCTGCGCAATGCCCTGCGCCGCGCGCCCCGGCGCGTGAACGGTTTCCTCATCGCACTTGAAGGCACCACGGCCATCAACACGGCCAGCCAGGCCGCGCGCCTTTCGCGTTGGCTCGGCACCGGCACCCGGCCCGTGGTGCTCGCCGCCGATCCCGCGCTCGACGAGCGGCGATTCCGTTCGCTGATCTCCGACGCGTCGCTCACGGGCGCGCGGGCCCAGGCGCTTGTCGCCGCGGCCGTGCGCGCGGAGCTGGTCGAACGCGAGATCCAGCCGGCACTCGACGCCGGGTCCGTGGTGGTCATGGAGCGCTTTGTCGACTCGCCGCTCGCCCACCTGTGCACGATCGCCGGCCTCGACGTCGGTGAGCTCGAGGGCCTGGCCGACTGGGCGACGGGCAAGCTGCGCCCCGACCTCACGGTGCTGCTCGACGCCGAGCCGGGGCAGCGCGACCAGAACTCGTCGGTGTCGGTGAACGACCAGTGGCGCGTGCAGCACCTGCTCGCCGAGATGGCCGCGGCCGACCCCGACCGCTACGTGGTCGTCGATGCCGACGGCACCGACGACGAGGTCGCCGCACGCGTCCGCACGGCCGTGCTCGCGGTGTTCGTCGGCCGCCTGTCCGGGCTCGCGCCGTTGGAGCCGGCCGAGCGTCCGGAGCTGGACCACAGCACCCACGCGGTGGCGACGGCCGACGTCGTCGAAGGTGCCGTCGCGGAAGCCGAGCTCGCGCCCGCGCAGGAAGTGTCCGAAGTGGACGCCAAGTGA
- a CDS encoding DNA polymerase III subunit delta', protein MTGPIGVWAELVGQEPAVETLSSASTAAAKIVAGEPAPPGAMTHAWLITGPPGSGRSVAARTFAAALQCSTGTGCGACPGCRTTMAGTHADVRLVVPEGLSISVAEMRALVQAAARRPTTGDWQIVIIEDADRLTEGASNALLKAVEEPPGRTVFLLCAPSDHPDDVSVTIRSRCRVVTLRTPPPEAIAQVLIARDGVDPELAQWAASVCGGHVGRARRLATDDSARQRRATVLRIPTGLRRPADVFTSADQLISAAEADAGEESKARDENERSELRTAMGGDGIGKGVAGAKRAAEAAVKQLEKRQKSRATRTQRDTLDLALVDLAGFYRDVLVTTTHSGATLNHPDHADDIRAAAGAWTPESTLRRLEAVLECREAIELNVKPRIAVEAMVTTLRQG, encoded by the coding sequence GTGACCGGGCCGATCGGCGTCTGGGCCGAGCTCGTGGGCCAGGAGCCGGCGGTCGAAACGTTGTCGTCGGCTTCGACGGCGGCCGCGAAGATCGTGGCGGGGGAGCCTGCTCCGCCGGGTGCGATGACGCACGCGTGGCTGATCACGGGCCCACCGGGGTCCGGCCGTTCGGTCGCGGCGCGCACGTTCGCGGCCGCGTTGCAGTGCAGCACCGGCACAGGCTGCGGCGCGTGCCCCGGCTGCCGCACGACGATGGCGGGCACTCACGCCGACGTCCGGCTCGTGGTGCCCGAAGGCCTGTCGATCTCGGTCGCGGAGATGCGCGCGCTGGTGCAGGCCGCCGCGCGGCGCCCGACCACGGGCGATTGGCAGATCGTGATCATCGAGGACGCCGACCGGCTCACGGAGGGCGCGTCCAACGCGTTGCTCAAGGCCGTCGAGGAGCCGCCGGGGCGCACGGTGTTCCTGCTGTGCGCGCCGTCGGACCACCCGGACGACGTGTCGGTGACCATCCGCTCGCGCTGCCGTGTGGTGACGCTGCGGACGCCGCCGCCCGAGGCCATCGCGCAGGTGCTGATCGCGCGCGACGGTGTCGATCCCGAGCTCGCGCAGTGGGCCGCGTCGGTCTGCGGCGGCCACGTCGGCCGCGCGCGCCGGCTCGCCACGGACGACTCCGCGCGCCAGCGCCGCGCCACCGTGCTGCGGATCCCGACCGGCCTGCGCCGCCCCGCCGACGTCTTCACCAGCGCCGACCAGCTGATCAGCGCCGCGGAAGCCGACGCCGGCGAGGAGAGCAAGGCCCGCGACGAGAACGAACGCTCCGAGCTGCGCACCGCCATGGGCGGCGACGGCATCGGCAAGGGCGTCGCCGGTGCCAAGCGCGCCGCCGAGGCCGCCGTGAAGCAGCTCGAAAAACGCCAGAAGTCCCGCGCGACCCGCACCCAGCGCGACACGCTCGACCTCGCGCTCGTCGACCTCGCCGGCTTCTACCGCGACGTCCTCGTCACCACCACCCACTCCGGCGCGACCCTCAACCACCCGGACCACGCCGACGACATCCGCGCCGCCGCCGGGGCCTGGACGCCGGAATCCACGCTGCGCCGCCTGGAAGCCGTCCTCGAATGCCGCGAGGCGATCGAGCTGAACGTCAAGCCGCGCATCGCCGTGGAAGCCATGGTGACGACGCTGCGCCAGGGCTGA
- a CDS encoding ESX secretion-associated protein EspG: MRQSFGPTLVPALIEEIEQYTRFVAGMSELGLVPEGEVTPEAVGLYRVLRGGFIRGVVTGVFPARPEPWEVRFFGDEDYTTVMSKLGRRARLRSGLLSALPGWVFDGLPDRPPGPGPAVRIETDRSGLVPRAAWGSLDVIRAAVARPRLGTVLVDLAVRDAVLAEYPHGAFGLVDNDQGRYQFRAAPRPDGGWLMTWQPATRSTAEAWIVEAVRNHA; the protein is encoded by the coding sequence GTGCGGCAGTCGTTCGGGCCCACGCTGGTGCCGGCGTTGATCGAGGAGATCGAGCAGTACACGCGGTTCGTGGCGGGCATGTCCGAGCTCGGCCTGGTGCCCGAGGGCGAGGTGACGCCGGAGGCCGTCGGGCTCTACCGCGTGCTGCGGGGCGGTTTCATCCGCGGCGTGGTGACCGGTGTCTTCCCGGCGCGCCCGGAGCCGTGGGAGGTCCGCTTCTTCGGCGACGAGGACTACACCACGGTGATGAGCAAGCTGGGCCGTCGCGCGCGGCTGCGTTCCGGTCTGCTCAGCGCCCTGCCGGGCTGGGTGTTCGACGGGTTGCCGGACCGTCCGCCGGGGCCGGGGCCGGCCGTCCGCATCGAGACCGACCGCAGTGGCCTCGTCCCGCGCGCCGCGTGGGGCTCGCTCGACGTCATCCGCGCCGCGGTCGCCCGCCCGCGCCTCGGCACGGTCCTCGTCGACCTGGCCGTCCGCGACGCCGTCCTCGCCGAGTACCCGCACGGCGCCTTCGGCCTCGTCGACAACGACCAGGGCCGCTACCAGTTCCGCGCCGCCCCCCGCCCCGACGGCGGCTGGCTCATGACCTGGCAACCGGCCACTCGCAGCACGGCGGAGGCGTGGATCGTCGAAGCGGTGCGCAACCATGCCTGA
- a CDS encoding MFS transporter, translating to MQETRRARAAVSVVFAVCGAAFATWAARIPAARAHAGLSAGQLAIGLFGLAAGSVVALVAAGPLLTKIGSRRGVVVGATVLCAGLPLAALATNLVAFVGALVVLGMGNSLLDVSMNAHAARVEEAYGRPIFAGFHAFWNIGGLLGSGAGALLERVPIGVHFTVTGVVLLVVALAASTRFLPGADRGQGDAAFALPGKALIPLGVIAFCGFVAEGTVNDWSAVYLREVTVASAALASLGYFAFSITMIAVRVVADRLVARFGVVPFMRVVTLVTVVGFLLVVAVPVPGFAVAGFAVVGLGVSGMVPLAWSAAGRKQPLAPGRAIAAVAACGYFGFLVGPVLVGALAGGIGLHWTLGVVGALVVAVYFLAPTMRAAPVPAR from the coding sequence ATGCAGGAGACGCGGCGTGCGCGGGCGGCGGTTTCGGTGGTGTTCGCGGTGTGCGGGGCGGCGTTCGCCACGTGGGCCGCGCGAATCCCGGCGGCCCGGGCCCACGCGGGACTGAGCGCGGGACAGCTGGCGATCGGCCTGTTCGGCCTCGCGGCGGGGTCTGTGGTGGCGCTGGTGGCGGCCGGGCCGTTGCTCACGAAGATCGGCAGCCGTCGGGGTGTCGTGGTCGGCGCCACGGTGCTGTGCGCGGGCCTGCCGCTGGCCGCGCTGGCAACGAACCTGGTCGCTTTCGTGGGTGCGCTCGTGGTGCTCGGGATGGGCAACAGCCTGCTCGACGTGTCGATGAACGCCCACGCCGCGCGCGTCGAGGAGGCGTACGGGCGGCCGATCTTCGCCGGGTTCCACGCGTTCTGGAACATCGGCGGGCTGCTGGGTTCCGGCGCCGGGGCGCTGCTGGAGCGCGTGCCGATCGGGGTGCACTTCACCGTGACGGGCGTGGTGCTGCTGGTGGTCGCGCTGGCGGCGTCGACGCGCTTCCTGCCGGGCGCCGACCGCGGCCAGGGCGACGCGGCGTTCGCGCTGCCGGGCAAGGCGCTGATCCCGCTCGGGGTGATCGCGTTCTGCGGGTTCGTGGCCGAGGGGACGGTGAACGACTGGAGCGCGGTTTACCTGCGGGAGGTCACGGTCGCGTCGGCTGCGTTGGCATCGCTGGGGTACTTCGCGTTCTCGATCACGATGATCGCGGTGCGGGTGGTGGCCGACCGGCTGGTGGCGCGGTTCGGCGTGGTGCCTTTCATGCGGGTGGTGACCTTGGTGACTGTGGTCGGGTTCTTGCTGGTGGTGGCGGTGCCGGTGCCGGGGTTCGCGGTCGCCGGGTTCGCCGTGGTGGGGCTCGGCGTCTCGGGCATGGTGCCCCTGGCGTGGAGCGCGGCCGGCCGTAAGCAGCCCCTTGCGCCGGGCCGCGCGATCGCGGCCGTGGCGGCGTGCGGCTACTTCGGCTTCCTCGTCGGCCCGGTCCTCGTCGGTGCCCTGGCCGGCGGCATCGGGCTGCACTGGACTCTGGGCGTGGTCGGGGCGCTGGTGGTGGCGGTGTACTTCCTGGCACCGACCATGCGGGCGGCCCCGGTTCCGGCCCGCTGA